A stretch of the Solanum dulcamara chromosome 6, daSolDulc1.2, whole genome shotgun sequence genome encodes the following:
- the LOC129892388 gene encoding xyloglucan endotransglucosylase protein 6: protein MVSFGWVFLIFTLLMVGLVSSSRFEELYQPSWAFDHLTTEGEILRMKLDHLSGTGFQSKSKYMFGKVTIQIKLVEGDSAGTVTAFYMSSDGPTHNEFDFEFLGNTTGEPYTVQTNVYVNGVGNREQRLKLWFDPSKDFHSYSIMWNQRQVVFLVDETPVRVHSNLEHRGIPFPRDQPMGVYSSIWNADDWATQGGLVKTDWSHAPFVASYRGFEINGCVCSATAAAAENTRRCSSNGQKRYWWDEPIMSELNLHQSHQLIWVRANHMVYDYCTDTARFPVAPVECQHHQHKKTTHY, encoded by the exons ATGGTGTCATTTGGTTGGGTTTTCTTGATATTTACTCTGTTGATGGTGGGGTTGGTTAGCTCTTCAAGATTTGAAGAGCTGTATCAGCCCAGCTGGGCTTTTGACCATTTGACAACTGAAGGAGAAATTCTCAGGATGAAATTGGACCATCTTTCTG GTACTGGGTTTCAATCAAAGAGCAAATATATGTTTGGGAAAGTTACTATTCAGATCAAGCTTGTTGAGGGTGACTCTGCTGGAACTGTCACTGCATTCTAT ATGTCATCAGATGGACCAACCCACAATGAGTTTGATTTTGAGTTTCTAGGTAACACAACTGGTGAACCATACACTGTACAGACCAATGTTTACGTTAATGGAGTTGGTAACAGGGAACAAAGATTGAAACTTTGGTTCGATCCATCTAAGGATTTCCACTCTTATTCCATTATGTGGAACCAGCGCCAAGTTGT ATTCTTGGTAGATGAGACCCCAGTTCGTGTGCACTCGAATTTGGAGCACAGAGGGATTCCATTCCCCAGGGATCAACCAATGGGTGTGTACAGTTCGATATGGAATGCGGATGATTGGGCTACTCAAGGCGGGCTTGTCAAGACAGATTGGTCACACGCGCCCTTTGTGGCATCCTACAGGGGATTTGAGATTAACGGGTGCGTGTGTTCAGCAACTGCTGCAGCTGCTGAGAATACTCGGCGGTGCAGCAGTAACGGTCAAAAGAGGTATTGGTGGGATGAACCTATTATGTCCGAATTGAACTTGCACCAGAGCCACCAGCTGATTTGGGTGAGGGCGAACCATATGGTTTATGATTATTGCACAGATACTGCTAGGTTCCCTGTTGCCCCTGTTGAGTGCCAGCACCACCAGCACAAAAAGACTACTCATTACTAG